CGGACCAAGCACTTGCAGCGGCCTATGACGGCGCGCACGCTGGCCTTCCCTGAACCTTCCCCAAGTCACAGCTACGATCAATCAAGCGGTTCTGCTTCAAAGGAGGAATACATGTCAGGAGATGCTGCCACAGTCGGTGCGAGAACGTTCAGCCAAGCATTGGACGAGCTCAGGACGCTTCTGGCCAACATGGGTGAGGGAGGTGACGCCAACCCAGCCAAGACCCCCCTCCTCTTGACGGAGAATGATCGGAACACGCTGCATTTCATGCTGATCTACGATCTGATCGATGGTCTGCTGAGCGACAGCGGCTGGTCCTCAGAGCGACGCAGAACGAATCTGGGAGCGATCGCCACCTTCATTTCGTCCTTGACGACCAGAGAAGATGGGACCGGGTACATGGGATTCGAGAAGAAGGCCCTCGAGAACATGGTCACTGCTCTCGGCGCGTCTGATTAGTCACCTCAATGACGCGCCAGGATGAGTCGGAACGGAACGTGCTGCTGGGTCCGGCAGCACGTCCAGTGCTAATCCTGGTGATTGAACACCTTCGTCCTGACCTGGATGCGACCTCAATTGGAGCGGCGGTTGAACGCATCGTCCTGTGTAGTGAGGAGCAACGTGATCTTCAGAGTCTCTGGACCGAATTGCTCGAGGCCATTCAGGAGCTGACCGGGACGAGCCCCAGGGGCGAGGCTGCACTTTGGCAGCCTCGCCCTGAATAATGGACAAGCGGAATCAGACATCCAGCTGAGCCGTTGCACTGGACAGAGTCAACGTGGGTCCGGGGACTCGAATTTGATTGGATCGTGTGGCAGGGTTGTCCGCCACAGGCAAACTCCAGCAGGTGAGTTGAGAACGATCCCAGCGGGCGGCCGGAAGTTCCGGCCGCCCGCTGGGATCATTATTTGCACGCCTTCATGGCCCCTGGAGGGTGCCATTGAACCGACGCCAAACCACGAAGCCCCAGATTCGGAGGGGAAAGGCCAGGCAAGCTTGGTGTGGCGCGGGTGGTCCAGACCCAATCAACACTGCTGCCGGCATGTGGGCCCGTATGACGTTCCAATTAAGTTGTGATTCCGTGCGGTGAAGGCGAAACGGAGACGCTCCACAGCAGGCACTGTAGAAGATCCCGGAGCCCAGCAGGGTGTTCGTGCGGATGATTTCAAGCCTCCCGTGTGCATGGTGAAGTTGGGCGACGAACGTACGAGCGGGCCCAGTGACCCGGAATGCTGCCCGCAGGCTGTCGAGTGGAGTGCGTGGCAGTGGTCCAGCTGCACCGGCATGGTCATGATGTTCTGCGAAAAGCGGGCCGTCAGGCGACCGGTCAGACCTGCGTGACCCACCGCCTCGCCCTGAGGTGCCGGTGCCCGACCATCCGCTTTTCTGCTGGGATGAAACGATATGGGGGACGACTCCAGCAATGGCCGCGGTGGCCGGTACGCGGAGCGACCCGTGTGCTTGACCGTGAGCGGTACTGCATTGACAGGTCGTGTTTCGGGTCTCCGGCAGTGTTCGGAGCCTTTAGAGCGCGCATCTGCCCGGCGTGCTCCGCCGGGCGTTTAGGCTCTCCGGACCGGCACCTCCCTGACCACAGGCGCAAACAGGACGCGTCAGCGAGCGGCATCAGCCGCAACCCTGACTGACATCCAGCCACTGTTCGGGCTTGAGACCGGCCCGTTTGTCGCGCCTGGGCTCCCGATGCCACCACGTGTTCACGACGTCCGTCTCCAGTACAGCGGCGGAAACGCCCCCTGCCTCCCGGTCCAGCGCCTCCTCAACCAGGGAAGTGAGCAAGCGCGTGACGGATTGAACGCAGAATGCCGGCGCTCAGCTTGACCCGCAGGACCTCTCGGAGACCCACGAGCGGGGAAGGCGCTCCTACAGAAGGCGTACGAGGGGCACACCACCCCCGATCTTCTCCGCGGGCCTTCCCCGGTCCTTCCCCAGGCAGGGCGCACCGTAAGCCCAGGAGCGGAATTGTCAAGGCAGATCACCCCACCGCTCCACGGCAAGACGTCCGGCACAGGTTCGGCATAGCCACATCCTGTCTACCGGCCACCGCTCTGGAGTCTGAGATGGACGCACCCGTCACCCTCTCCATGGAAACGCCACCATCACCTATCCATGCGGTGTACCTCCAGAGCGTCAGACAGAAGGGCCTGCCGGTCCGGGCCGTAACCCACACCCAATGAAGGAGGTTGATATTTGCTCCGAGCCTGCCCGCCCCGCGTCTAGTGCTGAGTTCATGCTGCAGCGCCCCGCTGTCCCATGGAGGTTGTGATGCGTACATTCCTGCTGTCGAGCGTGTTGTTTGGCGTGTTGTCCGGTGCGGCCCTTGCAGGCGCGCCCGTCTCGAGTTTCCCGAGTGCTTCCCCAGCCCTGATCGCGCAGCTTACTCCGTATGGTGGCGCCGGGTTCACGGACGACCAGGCGAACCAGCAGGTGGCTCAGGCGGACCAGCTGCTGCACGGGATGGGATACGGCACCCGCGCTGTTCGGGGCGCCGGCGCGGGCGGGAGGGTCTACCGCTGGTACCACCAGGGCACCGACACCACCGTGATGGCGTTTGTGGACCGGCGTGACGTAGGCCGGGAACTGCAGTTCATGGTGCTGCCCTGGCGAGTCGTGTGGAACGAGCTCACCGGTCCCTGAACCCATTTTCCGTGTGACGCGGCCGCGCGCTGCAGTGGATCAGCGCGCGGCTTCGTCCACTGGCAGCGGACGACGGTGCGTTCGAGCAGCAGTCAAGTGCACCTGCCGTCCACCTGCCCATCGCCCATCCCTCTCATCTCAACCGCTGTTCTGGAGGACGCCCATGAATGCACTGGTCCGACCCTTCGCCCTGCTCTCGCTCGGCCTGACGCTCGCCGCCTGTGGGGGCGGCCCCGTCACCCCACCCGGCACGCCCGTCGCGTCCCTGAACGACAGCGGCGCCGGAAGTCTGCGCGAGGCGATCAGCGCCGCCGCCCCGGGCGACACCCTGCGCCTCACCACCAGCGGCACCCTGACCCTCACCCGGCCGCTGGTCGTCGACAAGGACGTCACGATCGTCGCCAAGGGCGTGACCGTTGACGCTGCCGGAACGGGCCGCGCGCTGGAGATCGCCAAAGGCGTCACCGTCACCGTCACTGGCGGCACGCTGAAAGGCGGGACCGGCGCGGTCCTGCCCGCCAGCGTCAACATCCACCGGGCCGAACAGCCCGGCCCGGCCCGGCAGGACCCTCGGGCCGACGTGCACCCCGACAGGATCAGGCTGCAGGCGACCACGACGCCACCGAACGTGGGCGGGGTGCTGCTCAACCGCGGCAGCCTGATCCTGGACGGCGTGACCGTCACCGGCGGCCGGGCAAATCTCGGCGGCGGCATCTACAACGACGCGGGCGCCACCCTGACCCTCCGCGGCACCACCACCGTCACCGGCAACACCGCGACCCTCCTCGACCCCACGGACCTCACCCTGGCGCAGGGCTATGGGGGTGGCATCTACACCCTGGGGACGGTGAACGTGAACGGCGGGAGCGTCAGCGGCAACACCGCCGTGTACTCGGGAGGTGGCCTCCGGGGCGGTGTGGGCAGCCGCATGACCGTCAGCGGTGGGAAGGTGGACGGCAACGCCTGCACCCTGCCGTTCACCGGCACCAGCGCGGCCGACGCCGACGGGTGCGCGGGCGGCGGCATCTTCACCCGGGGCGACCTCAGCATCACCGGCGGGAGCGTCACCAACAACACCGCGACGTACTTCGGCGGCGGTGTGACCGTCCAGGCCACCTGCACCGACGCCACCTGCACCACCCTCACCTACCCGACGTTCACCATGTCCGGCGGCACGGTCGAAGGGAACGCCACCACCGGCACCGCGGACAACGGTGGGGGCGGCCTTTGGCTGTACAGCACCGGCACCATCTCCGGCGGTTCCATTCGCGGGAACCGCAGCATGTATGGGGGCGGCATCGACAGCTGGCACGACCTGAACATCACCGGCGGCGCCATCGAGAACAACACGGCCACCGAGAACGGCGGTGGCGTGACCCTGTCCCACGATGGGGCGTATCACATCGGTGGAACGGCCCGACGTCACCGGCAACGCGGCCATGAACGCGGGGGGTGGCGTGTACGTGACAGGGAAGGCCCAGGCGACGATGGATGGCGGGCAGATCGCGGGGAACAGCGTGACCGGCACGCCCGACGGCGGCGGTGGCGTGCGGATTTCCGGCAGCTCGGCGTTCACACTCGCGGGCGGGGAGATCCGAGACAACACCGCGCTGAAGACCGGGGCGGGCGTGACGGTGGGCGGCCAGTTCACCATGACCGGGGGGAGCATCACCGGGAACACGGTGAAGGGCACCACCAGTACGGACAATCCCGCGCATCAGGGCGGGGGCGGGGTGCGGCTGTACGCCGGCTCGCGGGCCACGATGAGTGGCGGGACCATCAGCGGCAACCGGGCGCGGTGGGGGGCGGGCGTCGTGATCGACGGGCCGTACCAGACGTCCCCCACCTCCGAATTCACGCTGTCCGGCGGGACCGTCTCCGGCAATACCATCGTGGACAGCAGCAATGTCGGTGGCGGCTTCTTCAACATGGGCACCCTGACCATCACGTCGGGGAACGTCACCGGCAACACGGCGACGCAGCATGGCGGCGGCGTCTACAATTCGAAGACCGCAACGTACAGCCAGCCGGGCGGCAGCGTGAGTGGCAACACGCCCGATGACGTATACACCTCGCCCTGAAGCTACCGTGCGTTCTATCGCTTGGCGTTTGGTGAACATCGACCGATCCTTGTGAAGGCCGAGGGCGCAGCACGAGTGCTGCGTCTGTCACCCGCCGAGGCGGCGTTGCTGGGCGAGCGGTACCCGAACGTGCTCGTCGATCGCGATGTGCAGTTTCGCCCTCGCCCCTCGCGCTCCCCACTCGCGCCGACTGTTGAGCCCATTGCGCTGCCCGCAGCAGATCACGCCAATCCATGAGGCGTTGCTGCTGCGTGTCATGATCACACGAGTCGAGCCCGTTTCGTTCCGATCGACTGCTTGATTACTTGCGCTGTGAAGATCATGGAGCCTAAGCCAAACAGAAACAGGAGCGTCCGCAAGGCATAGTCGAGGGCGTCCGTGCTGATGAGGCCGTATGCTCGGTACACGTCCAGCACACGTGGAACGACTAGAAAAGCCAGAGTAAGGGCCAGCGAAGCGCCGTACGCTGTGATCCCGACTGCAAAGAAGTACCAACGCACCGTGGACTCCTTCGTGGTAACAGACTTTTGATCGTAGGTGACGTCCCAGGTCATGGTCCAGGTTTGAGGATCGAACGTGCCTGTCCCGCCCGTCACCTTTCCAACTTCGTGCGCCTGACCTTCCTGAACGCCGAAACTGTACAACAACGGTGCGATGGCGATGATCGCCACGATGATCGCAGCCGTTAAACCCACGGCAACTTTGTTGGCCGCGTCAAGCACCAAGACGGAAGTGACGCCGGTCGCCAACGTACCGAGGAAGGTAAAATTTGTCAGCCACGAGGAGTCTGGGAGAAGCTGGGCAGCCTTGATGTTGTCTTCCCAACTCCACCCCTTACCCAAACGCACACGACCCAACAGCAATGAAGCCAGCGTCAATAAGAAAGGCAACCAGAACACCAGATAACCCGATGCATACGGCACAAAATTCTCGCGTGCATAAAGCTGAACCGGAATGACACTCACGGATTTGCTGTCGACAAGAGTCCCTTGGGCATTGGCTCGTTTTCCCGCTGTTGTCAATACGAGATGACCTCGAAATGACTTCGCATTTGATTGCGGACTATCTTTGAAGGCTGTTTTGAGCTGGTTCGCGGTTGGAAGGGAGAAGACCTGAAGCACAGCGTCGTCCTGAGGCACGGCGAGATCCTTGGCGGTGGTGATTCGATTTGTCGCGCCCTCAAGAACAAGGGTCAGGGTACCTTTCGCGTTGGTCACCCCTTCGTTGATGATCGAGAGGGTCTCCTTGTCTCCCACGTACGTCTCGAGTGAACTCGGCTGACTGATGGTCACCGATTGTGCGCTGACCATGCCAAGCAAGCAACACACCGTGACAAGCCGCCGTCGTTGTCTTCTTCCCAGCATAGATCACCTCCGGCGCGCGGAAGGCGAAGAAGGTGGGGCGCCACTTTCAGCGTACCTCTGAATTTCTGGTTACGCCGCGCATGTGTTGTGCCAAAGATTGTCTGGGGATGTCAACGTGAGACTTTTTTGTCTTCCAGGGTCGTGAACAAGCCATTCGCCCACGTGCACGACCTTGTCTCAGGCTGCGGGGCTCACATGAAGGGTGTGAGTACTTGCCTTGTGGCTGCCCCAGCCGACCCGCCACTTCTATCGGTGGTCTTCGGCGGTCGCTTTGCCTCACTCTCTCCCATACTTAGTGGTTAGAGGTCGGCGAGCTCGGCCGCGAGGTCGTCCGCCGGGACTTCAACGTAGGCGCGAGTGATGTTGACGCTCGCATGCCCCAGGTGGTGCGCCACGCGAGCGAAGTCCCGGGTGCGTTTGTACAAGAGTGTTCCGTTGTACTTCCGGTACGGGTGGAACCCCGTCCACTTCAACCCCTCTGCTTCCATCAGTCGCCTGAGGTGGTAGGCCGCGCCCGAGCGGTAGCGGTAGGTGAAGAGTCGCCTATCGTGCCCATGGCCCACGTGATCCTGCAACGCATCGAGCAGCGTCCCGGAGATGCCGACAATACGCACCTTTTCTCCCTTGCCCCGGACGGTCAGACGACGGTTCCCGGTATCGATGTCCTTCCAGGTGAGCGTCAGGGCCTCTTCGATCCGCAATCCGGCATGGGCCGTCAGGAGGATCAGAACCCGCAGGTCGGTGCGCTGTTCCCGTTCCGCTGCCGCGAGGGCGCGGTGCACCACGGTCTCCCGGTACGGTGGGCGTTTGCTGATGGCGTCGGTGTGGTCCCTCGGTTGCTTCACGTCCTGGAACGGCTGGGCATCCGTCGCTCCTGCCCAGCGCAGGGCGGCGTATAAGGCGTTCGCGGCCGCGACTCGGGAGCGGACCGTCGCGGGCGCTTTCCGCTGTGTTCCTTCCCTGTTCGCGGTGAGGCTGGTGACCCAGAAGGCCGCGTCGTTGCGCCGGGGCCGCAGGAGGTTCCAGGCGCGGTCCTCGGCGTGAGTGAGGAATTGCCGGACGCCGGTGCGATACGAGCGCAGAGTATGGGGGCTGATGGTGATGCCGACCTGCGAGAGGGTGGTGAGGTACGTGACGGTCAGGTCCCAGAGGACGGGGAGGTTCTTGTCCCTGGCCGCTTCGGTGGCGCGGCGTCTCAGTTCGTCTTCGGGGAGGCTGGTCCATGCGGACGCCTGGTCGAGAAGGTGGGTGCGGGGGCGGTCCAGGGTGAAGGAGGGGGTAAGGGCTGGTCCTTCGCTGACGTTTCCTCCCTGGTCCATGGTTTGGATGATAACAGCTCTTATCATCCAAACGACGGGCGACCGTCCACCCGCGCCGGGGGGGCGACTGGCAGCGGCCCGTTCCCTGGAGTACCATCAGGTCGGTTCTGTTCCGCGACCCGTCAGCTCGCACCCCACCCGGGGCATGGTGAACACGGAACGTTCTTCCCCCTTTTGCCGAGTCTCCTCGAGAGCGAAGCAAGAAACGCGAGCGGTCTTGCTTCAACGCCTCGGGAGAGTCGTATGAACACATTATGGAAAGACCAGGCGCGGCGGCTGGTGCAGGCGCTGCCGCAGCCAGGAACCCGTCTTCGTCACAGTCACGCTCTTGAAGTCGTGGCCAGGGTGTATGGGTTTCCGAACTGGGACACGCTGTGTGCCCAGCCTGCTGTTGCACTGCCGGACCCCGCCGGCTCCGCGAAGCGGCTCCAGGCCGCATTAAGGACATACGGCGTGCTTGTGGACACGGAACAAGCCACGGAGCTGTGCCGAGCGTGCCTGCTGGAAGGGTTCAACGTCGGGGAGGACGACCAAGCGCATGCGCTGCCGTTTGAGCTGCCCTGGTATGCAATCAGCCGACTTCGTAATGCCTGGGTGTTCCCCGAAACGGTCCGGACGCTCGCCCCGTGGCCAGTCCTCCCCTTGGCGCTCCGGGACATCATCTCGCCTGCGGAGCAGCGGCTGATCCAGCAGGCGCGTTATTTGAAGTGGTCCACGGAGCACGGTTTTCAGGCGGACGGGCGCCCCATCCGGTCCCTGGCCGGTCTCTCTGACCCCTGGCTGATGCGCTGGTATACGCTGCATCTCACCAGCGGCGCGTCGGGTTACCTGCTGTTCTGCGCCACCCATGGGCTGAGGGGATTCAGCCCGAAGTGGCGCACCGGGCACGGCCTGTTTGAGTCCTGGACCGGCCTGGAGTTGAGGCGGGGCATCCCTGCACCGCCGCCCGCGCTGCCACTCAGCGTGGCTCACCGGGTGACCCTGATCTACGGGAACGCGGCTTCCGACCGTCTCACGCCCCTGGTGTCCAGGGCGTACGGGGCGGCAAAGACGGGAAAGAGTTACCTGCTGTCCGATACCGAGCTGATGGGAACCGCCGCAGGCGCGTTGAGCGTGCCTGGACCCTGCACCGTGCTGGGGCACGCTCAGCACGGCCTGAAGGTGCTCAACGAGCGCGGCGCCGGAGCCGACGATACGCTGGCACTGGTCCTCAACCATGAGCACTCGACGTTGACGCTGCTCAGGGAGGCCCAGGAGCGCGGCATGCGTCTCATTCTGAGCCTGAACGTTGAACACGTTGAGCAGGTCACCCGGACCATCAAAGGATATCATTTGGGTGCAGATGTTCAGCTGGTGGACGCAACCCGAATGAGGGTTCCTTTGCCCTCTCCCCAACCACCCGAGCGCACCGCGTCCGGTCATCGTCACTGACGGGTTGATCCAGATGCTGGTGGCGTCCTGTTACATCAGACCACGGGTTCCAGACCTCACATTGGTTGCGCGGCGCGTTCAGGAGGCGCTGCCCAGTCCCTCATGGATGAGGGGCACCATCCACCCCGGTTCGGGCAGGTCACGTGAGATCGCGCGATTCGCAGAAGGGACAGCGCGCTGTTCAATTGTCACCACTGAGAACCGGAAGTGTGTGCTACGGGAAGGCGATCAAAACCAGGGACTCGGCGAGCTCAGGATGCCGTTCAGCCCGTTGCGTCCACACGCCCTGCCCTTGATCGCCGTGCTGTTCCCACCTAAGCCAAGTGAAGCCTGAGCCCCTGAGTCCATGCGTGCAGCGCGCCGGAGGCGTGTGCGCGGCTCGCTTCCCTGGCGATCTCCGTCGCCCGGAGGATGCCCGTCCGGGCGAGGGTTTCCAGACGTTCCAGCTCGGCTTTGTTCAAGAGGGAGCGCAGCAGCAGGCGTAGGGTGGGGCCGCTTGCCGCCCACTGCTCGGCCGGTGCAGCGTCTATCAGGGCGTCCAGCTGCTGCTGAGCCTGCTCCGCTGCGGCTTGACGCGCAGCGGCGACCTGCGCTTCCGGAGTGGGTTGCTCCTTGCGCTTGCCCGGCTGGTAGCTGCTGGACAGCATCCAATTCTCCCGGACGGCCTGCAGCCAGAAGCCGGTGGGGTTCTGAATCAAGCCGCGCCGGCACAGGTCTGTGAATGCACGCCATTTGCTGCGGATTCGCTGGCGGAAGTGGCGCCCGGAGGCGGGATGGAAGTACAGGCTCGACACGGCATCCGGCTCCACGCCCGCTTCAATGAGGGCCGCTTCGATCTCAGGGGGAACACTCAATTCAGGGACTGAGGCTATACAGCTCACAACAGGACCGGCGGGCAGGCTTTCTGTTTCTGTCATGTGCTGTATAGCGCCGGTCCCGCGGATGCCCTCGGCGTTCAGGCCCTGGCCGGTCAGGCGGCCGATGGTGGCGAACACCTTGCCGGCGGAGCTGGCCGCGATGGGCCAGAGCGACAGGTCCAGGCCCAGAGCGATGCACAGGCTGGCGAGGACGGCGTCCTTGCCCTGCTCACCGCGCGCTGCCAGTTCGTTCACCAGGACCGCCTGCAGGGCGGCCGAATCGACCATAAGTTTTTCCACTTGCAACACCTCTCCTGTGGGTGTAGGCTCATGGCATCCACGCGCAGGTGCCCACACCAGCGAACCCCAGCTCCCCAGCTGGGGTGTTTTTTGGGGCAGACTCTCCCCTTTCCTGCCAGCCGTCATCGTCAGGTCATGACGGCAGTGTACATGCTTTTCGGGTAGGTGTGCCGATTTTAGTTTTGGCTGGACCCGCACCAGGACGGCATTTTGTTGATTAGTTGGTTAATTGACTGATTTGTATACAAGCTGATTGGTCTATCAGCTAATCAATATATACGTGGATCAATCTACTCGTTGATCAATGAACCAGTTGATTAATCAGATGACATACAAACAAATCAGTCGATTAACCTGTTGATTATCAAACTGTTGGACTAGTTAATTGATTAACTTGTATACAGATCTACAGATCAACTGGGTGATTCGCATATCTGCTTGCAGGTTGATCGGTTGACCCGTATGCTGGTCAACACATGGGCAGACTCCTGATTTCACTTGCCAGCCTCAAGGGTGGGGTGGGCAAGACCACCTCTGCCATCCACATCGCCGGACAGCTCACCCGCCGGGACAGGGGAGGCGTCGCGGTGGTGGACCGCGACCGGACCCGCAGCGCCACCAGCTGGAGCCGGGGCGGACACCTCCCGTTCTTCGTCGGAACGCAGGACGCCGTGATGCGCCGCGCCGACGAGTTCGGCAGCCTGGTCATCGACAGCCGCGGCGGTCTTGAGAACGAGGAGTTGCTGGAGATGGCGGAGGCGAGTGACTTTCTGCTGCTGCCTACCAACGTGGAGTACATGAGTCTGGACGCCATGGCGCAGACGGCCGAGGCGCTCGCGGAGATGGGCACGCGGGCGTTCGCGGTGCTGTTCACCATGGCCAAACCTGGAAAACGGCTCGACACCGCCCGGGTGGTGCTCGAGGAGCTGGGTCTCCCGGTCATGGCCGCCACAGTCCGTCAGTCGGACGCCTTCAAGGACGCGAGTGAGCAGAGCGTGCTGGTGAGGGACGTGCGCGGTAACCGGCTGGCGAAAACCTGCTGGGCCGACTACGAGGCGGTGGTGGACGAATTGTTCGTCCGCATGGGCCGCGCGGAGGTGGAGGCGTGACCCTCAAGGACCTCAAGAACGCTTCGGTCGCCCGGCAGCAGGCGCAGCCTGACGAGCCGCAGGAGAAGCCAGGTCAGGCTCGTCAGGCGCCGGGGAACGACCGGATGAAGATGCTGGGCGCGCGCGTGCCGATCAGCATCCACCGGGAGTTCCAGACGCAGCTGTTCCGCGCCCAGGAGCAGTTCCCGGACCTGACCGCTCAGCAGGCGATGCCGGTGCTTGTCCGTCTGCTGCGGGACGAGTCGGTGTGGCGCAAATTCATGGCCGAACTGAAAAAAGAATAGGGAAGTCCTATGTCGCAGCGTCCTGCCCGCTTGGCAGCGTCTGGCAATGAGTGCTGCCAACCAGAGTGCAAGCAGGACACTTCATGGCGGTCGCGCCGACTGTGCATGCCTTCCACGCTCCTCTGGTGCCTGTTCACAGGCTGCGAGAGCGAACCGCTCGGGACGCCACTGAACCGCTCGTCTCACCTCGCTAGGCACGCCTGCTTCTTGGGCTGACCGGAGAGAAGCGACAACCAGTGACCCCACGGCACCTTGGCAGGTGAGGTCAAAACGTCGCGGCCGGGACCGCTTGCTGAGGAGGTCGCCCGGGTCACGTATTGAAGCTGGATTGACCAAGCTCTGCCGGATAGACCGAAGAGGCCAGCCCGAACTCCCAGGTTCGGGCTGGCCATTGGGGTGTCGTCAGCGGTCCGTGCAGGTCAAGGTACCGTTGATGTTCGCCATGATGTCGTTCCAGCTTAAGGACTGGAAGAAGGGACGCCACTGGGATGGGGCGATGAAGTACATGCTGCCGGCGTGCAGCCACACAGGAACGACCCGGCCAGCAAGTCTGGCGCTCCGCGCGCATGCTTGCAGGGCGTCAATGGTGGCCTGCCGTTGGGTAGGGGTCTGGAAGTGGAAGTTCGAGTTCAGCGGCACGATGATCATCTGCTGGCCCTGCTCCCGGATATGCGCCACGTCGAAGTTACTCATTTCAGCTACCTTTCGGGGTCAAGGAAGGCGTCAAGCTGACACAGGTTGAGGCGGAGAATTTCGGCTGGAGCCGTACTTGCGTTGGTCTCCTGCCTGCTGAGGAGGGTCCTGGCCCAGGCAGCGGCCGACGCCCTCATGGACGACATGCTTCTCGCGGGGCTGCGTGAAATGCCGGCCGAGCAGGTCGATGGTGGTGACGCTCCCCGACACAATCACCTGCGTGCCAAGAATGTCGCGGACAAGCTCGGCCGCGAGGACACTCTGAAAGGCCATCGGGGCCTCAGCGGCGCGCCGCCAGCCAGCAGGATCATCCCACCGCGGACGCCTTGCGAGTGGAACGTCCGCAGTACCTGCCCTTCGAAGGGAGCGAGAACGTTGACGTCCTGAAGATGTCCTGTGGCCCTCGGTCTTTCTCCATCAGCATCAACGTCAAGAAGACGGCGCGAGTGAAGTCCGGAATCGAACGATCGCGGCACGACGCTGAACGCACATGCACCCTCCACTTCGCGCCTGATCGAGCATGCTGCCGCTCTGTGGCCCACGCAGGACATCGAATTGAAAGCGCGTTTCGAGCGGTGTCGAACGGCCTTCCAGATGCCGGACGAGTTCCGCGACCGCCATGCACGCGCTCAGGCAGGCCACGAAGGGGACGGAGGGCGCGAACCCCTGGCGTTGGCGTTCAGCTGACAGCGCCTGGGTGATACCTTCCGACACCACCGAACAGATCGGCTGCCCAATCCGTGACGCCAGCCACGGGCGCTGATGTTCAGGAGCCGTGAGAAGATCTGCCTCAGTGACCGGCTCGTCAGGCTGAGCCAGCCTGGCAGGCG
The sequence above is a segment of the Deinococcus sonorensis KR-87 genome. Coding sequences within it:
- a CDS encoding tyrosine-type recombinase/integrase, with product MDQGGNVSEGPALTPSFTLDRPRTHLLDQASAWTSLPEDELRRRATEAARDKNLPVLWDLTVTYLTTLSQVGITISPHTLRSYRTGVRQFLTHAEDRAWNLLRPRRNDAAFWVTSLTANREGTQRKAPATVRSRVAAANALYAALRWAGATDAQPFQDVKQPRDHTDAISKRPPYRETVVHRALAAAEREQRTDLRVLILLTAHAGLRIEEALTLTWKDIDTGNRRLTVRGKGEKVRIVGISGTLLDALQDHVGHGHDRRLFTYRYRSGAAYHLRRLMEAEGLKWTGFHPYRKYNGTLLYKRTRDFARVAHHLGHASVNITRAYVEVPADDLAAELADL
- a CDS encoding glyoxalase superfamily protein; translated protein: MNTLWKDQARRLVQALPQPGTRLRHSHALEVVARVYGFPNWDTLCAQPAVALPDPAGSAKRLQAALRTYGVLVDTEQATELCRACLLEGFNVGEDDQAHALPFELPWYAISRLRNAWVFPETVRTLAPWPVLPLALRDIISPAEQRLIQQARYLKWSTEHGFQADGRPIRSLAGLSDPWLMRWYTLHLTSGASGYLLFCATHGLRGFSPKWRTGHGLFESWTGLELRRGIPAPPPALPLSVAHRVTLIYGNAASDRLTPLVSRAYGAAKTGKSYLLSDTELMGTAAGALSVPGPCTVLGHAQHGLKVLNERGAGADDTLALVLNHEHSTLTLLREAQERGMRLILSLNVEHVEQVTRTIKGYHLGADVQLVDATRMRVPLPSPQPPERTASGHRH
- a CDS encoding ParA family protein is translated as MGRLLISLASLKGGVGKTTSAIHIAGQLTRRDRGGVAVVDRDRTRSATSWSRGGHLPFFVGTQDAVMRRADEFGSLVIDSRGGLENEELLEMAEASDFLLLPTNVEYMSLDAMAQTAEALAEMGTRAFAVLFTMAKPGKRLDTARVVLEELGLPVMAATVRQSDAFKDASEQSVLVRDVRGNRLAKTCWADYEAVVDELFVRMGRAEVEA